In Primulina eburnea isolate SZY01 chromosome 3, ASM2296580v1, whole genome shotgun sequence, one DNA window encodes the following:
- the LOC140826327 gene encoding mitochondrial uncoupling protein 5-like, which yields MGLKGFVEGGIASIVAGCSTHPLDLIKVRMQLQGEAPPANPMLRPALAFHPAIGAHHHHVHLPPPPRVGLVSVGLRIVQQDGPAALFSGVSATMLRQTLYSTTRMGLYEIIKKKWADPNTNNMPLMRKLTAGLIAGGVGAVVGNPADVAMVRMQADGRLPLSQRRNYKSVVDAISQMSKKEGVSSLWRGSSLTVNRAMLVTASQLASYDQFKEMILEKDLMKDGLGTHVTASFAAGFVASVVSNPVDVIKTRVMNMKVEAGAAAPPYSGAIDCAMKTVRAEGAMALYKGFIPTISRQGPFTVVLFVTLEQVRKLFKDF from the coding sequence ATGGGTTTGAAGGGATTTGTTGAAGGCGGCATCGCTTCAATTGTTGCAGGCTGCAGCACTCACCCACTGGATTTGATCAAAGTACGCATGCAGCTTCAGGGCGAGGCACCACCTGCCAACCCGATGCTCCGCCCTGCTCTTGCGTTTCACCCCGCCATCGGAGCCCATCACCACCATGTCCATCTCCCTCCTCCACCTCGCGTGGGTCTGGTATCAGTTGGCCTCAGGATCGTTCAGCAAGATGGCCCTGCTGCATTGTTCTCCGGCGTTTCCGCCACCATGCTCCGCCAGACACTATACTCCACAACTAGAATGGGTCTCTATGAGATCATCAAGAAAAAATGGGCCGACCCAAATACAAATAATATGCCTCTGATGAGAAAGCTCACCGCTGGGCTTATCGCCGGTGGCGTCGGAGCTGTCGTCGGAAACCCTGCCGACGTCGCGATGGTTCGCATGCAGGCCGACGGCCGGCTACCCCTCTCGCAGCGGCGGAACTACAAGAGCGTAGTGGACGCCATATCCCAAATGAGCAAGAAGGAAGGAGTCTCCAGCCTGTGGCGAGGGTCTTCCCTCACAGTCAACCGCGCCATGCTCGTAACGGCATCCCAGCTCGCATCATACGATCAATTCAAAGAAATGATACTGGAAAAGGATCTGATGAAGGACGGGCTCGGAACCCATGTTACCGCCAGCTTCGCAGCCGGCTTCGTGGCGTCGGTTGTGTCAAACCCGGTGGATGTGATCAAGACCCGTGTGATGAACATGAAGGTTGAGGCAGGAGCGGCGGCGCCACCTTACAGTGGTGCCATTGACTGTGCAATGAAAACAGTGAGAGCAGAAGGAGCCATGGCTTTGTACAAAGGTTTCATTCCTACGATTTCGAGACAGGGACCCTTCACTGTGGTTCTCTTTGTTACTCTGGAACAAGTCCGGAAATTGTTTAAGGATTTCTGA
- the LOC140826747 gene encoding uncharacterized protein, giving the protein MRALNAFIFRDQPRSSNFVSIPSSINRGHTQHLSLRKLCSHNSFKIPQRSLNKVENQNKPTKVVAAAAAATAETGGVAAAGGTTDADVTAAAMQMQVENQKKPTKVVAAAAATAETGGVAADGATTDADVTAAAMQMLKVKLNQLKTTEELMAAATAEAVAMEAVEVANTGAAEDGVAEVGASAAVRLKKLTHTFKVLKRKI; this is encoded by the exons ATGAGAGCATTAAATGCGTTCATATTTCGTGATCAACCTCGATCTTCTAACTTTGTTTCCATCCCCAGTAGTATAAATAGGGGCCATACCCAGCAT CTTTCGCTGAGGAAGCTGTGTTCACACAACAGCTTCAAGATTCCTCAGCGGTCCCTCAACAAA GTGGAGAACCAAAACAAACCAACCAAGGTGGtcgcggcggcggcggcggctaCTGCCGAAACAGGTGGTGTTGCGGCGGCTGGGGGTACAACGGATGCAGACGTTACTGCTGCAGCCATGCAGATGCAG GTGGAGAACCAAAAGAAACCAACCAAGGTGGTCGCGGCGGCGGCGGCTACTGCCGAAACAGGTGGTGTTGCGGCGGATGGGGCTACAACGGATGCAGACGTTACTGCTGCAGCCATGCAGATGCTG AAAGTGAAGTTGAACCAGCTGAAAACTACGGAGGAGCTTATGGCGGCGGCTACGGCGGAGGCGGTGGCTATGGAGGCGGTGGAGGTTGCAAATACGGGTGCTGCGGAGGATGGGGTGGCAGAGGTGGGTGCAAGTGCTGCCGTACGGCTGAAGAAGCTGACGCATACATTCAAAGTGCTGAAGCGGAAAATATGA
- the LOC140826326 gene encoding mitochondrial uncoupling protein 5-like has protein sequence MGLKGFVEGGIASIVAGCSTHPLDLIKVRMQLQGEVPPANTVLRPALAFHHAIGAHHHHVHLPPPPRVGLVSVGLRIVQQDGPAALFSGVTATMLRQTLYSTTRMGLYEIIKKKWTDPNTNNMPLMRKLTAGLIAGGVGAVVGNPADVAMVRMQADGRLPLSQRRNYKSVVDAISQMSKNEGVSSLWRGSSLTVNRAMLVTASQLASYDQFKEMILEKDLMKDGLGTHVTASFAAGFVASVVSNPVDVIKTRVMNMKVEAGAAAPPYSGAIDCAMKTVRAEGAMALYKGFIPTISRQGPFTVVLFVTLEQVRKLFKDF, from the coding sequence ATGGGTTTGAAGGGATTTGTTGAAGGCGGCATCGCTTCGATTGTTGCAGGCTGCAGCACTCACCCACTCGATTTGATCAAAGTACGCATGCAGCTTCAAGGCGAGGTACCACCGGCCAACACGGTGCTCCGCCCGGCTCTTGCTTTTCACCACGCCATCGGAGCCCATCACCACCATGTCCATCTCCCTCCTCCACCTCGCGTGGGTCTGGTATCAGTTGGCCTCAGGATCGTTCAGCAAGACGGCCCTGCTGCATTGTTCTCCGGCGTTACCGCCACCATGCTCCGCCAGACACTATACTCCACAACTAGAATGGGTCTCTACGAGATCATTAAGAAAAAATGGACCGACCCAAATACAAATAATATGCCTCTGATGAGAAAGCTCACCGCTGGGCTTATCGCCGGTGGCGTCGGAGCTGTCGTCGGAAACCCTGCCGACGTCGCAATGGTTCGCATGCAGGCCGACGGCAGGCTCCCACTCTCGCAGCGCCGGAACTACAAGAGCGTAGTGGACGCCATATCCCAAATGAGCAAGAATGAAGGAGTCTCCAGCCTGTGGCGAGGGTCTTCCCTCACAGTCAACCGCGCCATGCTCGTAACGGCATCCCAGCTCGCATCATACGATCAATTCAAAGAAATGATACTGGAAAAGGATCTGATGAAGGACGGGCTCGGAACCCATGTTACCGCCAGCTTCGCCGCTGGCTTCGTGGCGTCGGTTGTGTCAAACCCGGTGGATGTGATCAAGACCCGTGTGATGAACATGAAGGTTGAGGCAGGAGCGGCGGCGCCACCTTACAGTGGTGCCATTGACTGTGCAATGAAAACAGTGAGGGCAGAAGGAGCCATGGCTTTGTACAAAGGTTTCATTCCTACGATTTCGAGACAGGGACCCTTCACCGTGGTTCTCTTTGTTACGCTGGAACAAGTCCGGAAATTGTTTAAGGATTTCTGA
- the LOC140826328 gene encoding kinesin-like protein KIN-14B, with the protein MAEQRGSNNRWNWEVAGFQPRKSVERDEYIKASVAPSLRRYSVAVSSHSELSKLQRLKDKVKLIREDYMQLRQEATDLQDYSSAKLDRVTRYLGVLAEKTRKLDQAALETEARISPLLSEKKRLFNDLLTAKGNIRVFCRVRPSFEDEGPSIVEFPDNFTLRVNTGDDSLSNPKKDFEFDWVYGPHVGQADLFTDIQSFIQSAFDGYNVSIFAYGSTYSGKTYTMEGSSHDRGLYARSFEELFDLSNSDSTSTSRYSFSVSVFELYNDQIRDLILESGNSVSKVRIESLDCFVELVQEKIDNPIEFSKVLKAAFHNRGSDVLKFKVSHLIVMIHIYYKNLITGENSYSKLSLVDLAGRESTSAEEDTGDRATELLHVWKSLSALGDVLASLTSKKDNVPYENSVLTKVLADSLGGSSKTLMIVNVSPNASNISETLSSLNFSARARNAVLSLGNRDTIKKWRDMANDARKELGEKENEISNLKLEVMELKQALKLANDQCVLLYNEVQKAWKVSFTLQSDLKSENMMLADKCKLEKDQNAQIRNQLSQLLQVEQEQKMQIQHRDSTIQMLQAKLRNAESQLSESLLSSETKSANSSKSQAEDETSNKATGDSMDSSAVTKRLEEELKKRDALIERLHEENEKLFDRLTEKASLAGSPQVSSPSLRGSFSKPQDIVRYDNTNGKGRPGGDGSLQLISDKTDGTVALVKSDIDKVKTTPAGEYLTSALNDFDPEQYDSLAAISDGANKLLMLVLAAVIKAGASREHEILAEIRDAVFAFIRKMEPKRVMDTMLVSRVRILYIRSLLARSPELQSIKVLPVERFLEKPSSGRSRSTSRSNSPGRSPVRYDSSIRNASTQEQIQAFKVNIKQEKKSKLSSVVLKIRGIDQETWKQHVTGGKLREITEDAKSFAVGNKALAALFVHTPAGELQRQIRNWLAENFDFLSVTDDTVAGVTGQLELLSTAIMDGWMAGLGAAQPPSSDALGKLLSEYARRIYTSQLQHLKDIAGTLAAEVADDPAQVAKLRSALESVDHKRRKILQQMKIDAAILSLEDGAAPMRNPSTAAEDARLASLISLDGMLKQVKDIMRQTSVNVLSKTKKNSLLASLDELTEQMPSLLDIDHPCAQNHITEARQAVLSTSEEEDKPQDGENASKLGVDASYGAETDVGQWNVLQFNTGSTTPFIIKCGANSNSELVIKADARVQEPKGGEIVRVVPRPSVLENMNLEEMKEVFSLLPEALSLLALARTADGTRARYSRLYRTLATKVPALRDLVGELEKGGVLRDVKS; encoded by the exons CTTATTAGGGAAGATTACATGCAGTTGAGGCAGGAAGCTACAGATCTTCAAGACTATTCCAGTGCAAAACTTGATCGAGTTACGCGTTACTTAGGTGTACTTGCTGAGAAAACCCGCAAGTTAG ATCAGGCTGCCCTTGAAACAGAAGCTAGAATTTCCCCATTGCTATCTGAGAAGAAAAGGTTATTTAATGACTTATTGACTGCCAAAG GAAATATTAGGGTGTTTTGTCGTGTTAGGCCAAGTTTTGAAGACGAAGGTCCATCCATTGTTGAATTTCCTGATAATTTTACGCTTCGTGTAAATACCGGTGATGATAGCCTCTCGAATCCAAAGAAGGATTTTGAGTTTGATTGGGTTTATGGACCTCATGTTGGACAAG CTGATCTTTTCACCGATATTCAGTCCTTCATTCAGTCAGCATTTGATGGATATAATGTATCTATCTTTGCATATGGTTCAACATACTCAGGAAAGACATATACTATG GAAGGATCCAGCCATGATCGTGGTCTATATGCTCGTTCTTTTGAGGAGCTTTTTGACTTATCAAACTCGGATTCAACTTCTACATCTCGATATAGTTTCTCTGTTTCAGTCTTTGAGCTTTATAATGATCAG ATAAGAGACTTGATATTGGAATCTGGAAATTCTGTTTCAAAGGTCCGCATTGAATCACTGGACTGTTTTGTAGAACTTGTGCAGGAGAAAATTGATAATCCAATAGAGTTCTCGAAAGTTCTGAAAGCAGCATTCCACAATCGAGGATCCGATGTTTTGAAGTTTAAAGTCTCCCATCT GATTGTCATGATACACATATATTATAAGAACTTGATAACGGGCGAGAATTCATATAGCAAGCTTTCTCTTGTTGATTTGGCTGGACGTGAGAGTACAAGCGCTGAAGAAGACACTGGGGACCGTGCCACAGAGTTGCTACATGTCTGGAAATCACTCTCAGC GTTGGGCGATGTTTTGGCATCCTTGACCTCTAAGAAAGACAATGTTCCTTACGAAAATTCGGTGCTTACAAAAGTTCTCGCAGACTCTCTAG GTGGAAGTTCCAAAACATTGATGATAGTCAATGTTAGTCCAAATGCATCAAACATTTCTGAGACATTATCATCCCTTAATTTTTCTGCAAGAGCTCGAAATGCTGTGTTGAGCCTTGGTAATCGAGATACAATCAAGAAGTGGAGAGATATG GCAAATGATGCGCGGAAAGAATTAGGTGAAAAGGAAAATGAAATTAGCAACCTGAAGTTAGAAGTTATGGAACTGAAACAAGCTCTGAAGCTTGCGAATGACCAGTGTGTTTTGCTATATAATGAAGTTCAGAAAGCTTGGAAAGTTTCTTTTACGTTGCAGTCAGATTTAAAG TCAGAAAATATGATGCTTGCAGATAAATGTAAATTAGAGAAGGATCAGAATGCACAAATCAGGAACCAACTTTCTCAGTTGTTACAAGTGGAACAAGAACAAAAGATGCAGATCCAACATCGGGATTCAACAATTCAGATGTTACAG GCTAAACTGAGGAACGCCGAATCACAATTAAGTGAATCCCTTCTTTCTAGTGAGACCAAGTCAGCAAATAGCTCAAAATCACAGGCTGAAGATGAAACCAGCAACAAAGCCACAGGGGATAGCATGGATTCTTCCGCAGTTACCAAACGGCTTGAGGAGGAACTCAAGAAACGTGATGCGCTTATTGAG AGATTGCATGAAGAAAATGAGAAATTATTTGACAGATTGACAGAAAAAGCATCTCTCGCTGGATCACCTCAG GTGTCGAGTCCTTCTCTGAGGGGATCGTTCAGCAAGCCTCAAGACATAGTAAG GTACGATAATACTAATGGCAAAGGAAGACCTGGTGGTGATGGTTCTTTGCAGTTGATCTCTGATAAGACTGACGGCACCGTTGCATTGGTTAAATCTGATATTGATAAGGTTAAAACTACTCCAGCTGGTGAATATCTTACTTCTGCCCTGAATGATTTTGATCCAGAACAGTATGACAGTCTTGCTGCAATCTCAGATGGAGCAAACAAGCTTTTGATGCTG GTTCTAGCTGCAGTTATTAAAGCAGGTGCTTCTAGAGAGCATGAAATACTTGCTGAAATTAGGGATGCTGTATTTGCTTTTATTCGTAAAATGGAGCCAAAGAGGGTGATGGATACAATGCTTGTTTCACGTGTTAGGATCTTGTACATTCGGTCGCTTCTTGCTCGGTCACCAGAGTTGCAATCCATTAAG GTTTTACCCGTTGAGCGCTTTCTGGAGAAACCTAGTAGTGGGCGCAGCAGAAGCACGAGCCGCAGTAACAGTCCTGGAAGATCTCCTGTGAGATATGATTCAAGCATAAGAAATGCATCGACTCAGGAACAGATTCAAGCGTTCAAAGTGAATATAAAAcaggaaaaaaaatcaaagcTGTCTTCAGTTGTCTTGAAGATACGTGGCATCGATCAG GAAACATGGAAACAACATGTAACGGGGGGGAAGCTTAGGGAAATAACTGAAGATGCTAAAAGCTTTGCAGTTGGAAACAAGGCTCTTGCAGCTCTTTTTGTTCACACCCCTGCGGGTGAGCTCCAGCGCCAAATCCGAAATTGGCTTGcagaaaactttgattttcttTCTGTAACTGATGATACAGTAGCGGGAGTAACTGGTCAACTGGAACTTCTTTCTACGGCAATAATGGATGGTTGGATGGCAGGACTTGGTGCTGCCCAACCTCCTAGTTCAGATGCTCTTGGGAAGCTTTTATCTGAGTATGCTAGGCGCATTTATACTTCTCAATTGCAGCACTTGAAG GATATTGCTGGTACTTTGGCAGCCGAAGTTGCAGATGATCCTGCACAAGTAGCTAAACTGCGCTCAGCTCTGGAGTCTGTGGATCACAAGAGAAGGAAG ATTTTGCAACAAATGAAAATTGATGCGGCAATCTTGAGTTTGGAAGATGGTGCTGCGCCCATGCGAAATCCTTCTACTGCTGCTGAGGATGCAAGACTGGCATCATTAATTTCCCTTGATGGCATGTTGAAGCAAGTCAAG GATATAATGAGGCAGACATCTGTCAATGTTCTCAGTAAGACTAAAAAGAACTCATTACTTGCTTCTCTAGATGAACTAACGGAACAGATGCCTTCTTTACTTGACATTGACCATCCTTGTGCTCAGAATCATATCACAGAAGCTCGACAAGCTGTGCTG TCAACTTCTGAAGAGGAAGACAAACCACAGGATGGAGAAAATGCTTCAAAACTTGGTGTTGACGCCTCATATGGTGCTGAAACCGATGTTGGGCAGTGGAACGTTTTGCAATTCAACACAGGCTCAACAACCCCCTTTATCATCAAGTGTGGGGCCAACTCAAATTCTGAACTGGTCATCAAGGCTGACGCACGGGTTCAAGAACCTAAAGGCGGGGAAATAGTTAGAGTTGTTCCGAGGCCATCTGTTTTGGAAAATATGAACCTTGAAGAGATGAAAGAAGTATTTTCACTTCTTCCGGAGGCACTAAGTTTACTTGCTCTTGCTAGAACAGCGGATGGAACTCGAGCTCGATATTCAAGATTGTACCGGACGTTGGCCACGAAGGTTCCTGCACTCAGGGACTTGGTTGGTGAACTTGAAAAGGGGGGAGTACTAAGGGATGTTaaatcatga